A window from Patescibacteria group bacterium encodes these proteins:
- a CDS encoding [LysW]-aminoadipate kinase: protein MLVLKFGGGDGIDFAALARNAAALQNSGEKIVIVVGANAELSRVQKERGITPRMITSERGEKSRWTDEATLALLKEVYGGTAEKVAVKIAEFGGAAVAQIGSKNNLILAKQHGRMRIVEDGKVKVVEGDLTGSIEKIDAAAIHQILADKKILVVAPPAAAENSTEVNVDGDKIASKIAVEMQADKLIFFANTPGLLENVENEASLIREIPIQKADEFAVGRMKKKILAAKRAIEAGVGEVIFADGRSSENPIDAALAGKGTKVF from the coding sequence ATGCTCGTTCTGAAGTTTGGCGGTGGTGATGGAATCGATTTCGCTGCGCTCGCGCGCAATGCAGCGGCTCTCCAAAATTCCGGTGAAAAGATTGTGATTGTCGTCGGCGCGAACGCCGAGCTTTCACGCGTTCAAAAAGAACGCGGTATCACTCCGCGCATGATTACTTCCGAGCGCGGTGAGAAATCGCGCTGGACGGATGAGGCGACGCTCGCACTTCTCAAAGAAGTCTACGGTGGCACCGCTGAAAAAGTCGCTGTGAAAATTGCCGAATTTGGCGGCGCAGCTGTCGCGCAAATCGGCTCGAAAAATAATTTAATTCTCGCCAAACAGCACGGTCGGATGCGCATCGTTGAGGATGGCAAAGTGAAAGTCGTCGAGGGCGACCTCACTGGCTCGATTGAAAAAATTGACGCGGCGGCGATTCACCAAATTCTGGCAGACAAAAAAATTCTCGTCGTCGCTCCCCCTGCGGCTGCGGAAAATTCGACTGAGGTGAATGTCGATGGCGACAAAATCGCCTCAAAAATCGCGGTTGAAATGCAGGCTGATAAATTAATTTTTTTCGCGAACACGCCGGGTTTGCTTGAGAATGTTGAAAACGAAGCGAGCCTGATTCGTGAAATCCCAATTCAAAAAGCTGACGAATTCGCAGTCGGACGCATGAAGAAAAAAATTCTGGCGGCGAAACGCGCCATCGAGGCTGGCGTCGGCGAAGTGATTTTCGCGGACGGGAGAAGCTCAGAAAACCCAATCGATGCAGCTCTGGCAGGCAAAGGCACGAAAGTTTTTTGA
- a CDS encoding glycosyltransferase family 1 protein → MKIIVDLRALAGDQISGVKIYLRNTLAEIFRLDKKNSYFLWFNSATENFPELEIPHSPRFKKIHTKFSNRLLNFRLRFFDAPPLDRFIFSNEKRAEKIDLFWSPDPRPVALSDDCRLVVTVHDLSPTRFPQFFSAKTMLWQRFLNSQKIAQTADRILAVSNFTQSELTEFWKIPAEKIAVTPLAARISVQKIRPKKLPKKFILALSTLEPRKNLRTLVRAFAELQKENLSSARIGDSNKVELVIAGDFDRKIFADPGIMKHETRNMKHGASSTKHGIHFLGSVSEAEKAGLLAAAEVFCFPSIYEGFGLPPLEAAVAGTPILAADIPPLREVLGTAAQFVAPENIDAWRIALAKILADKKLRQKMAAAGKVRARKFSWENTAKKTLAAFAEVVK, encoded by the coding sequence GTGAAAATAATCGTCGATCTTCGCGCGCTCGCCGGCGACCAAATTTCCGGCGTCAAGATTTACCTCCGCAATACGCTCGCCGAGATTTTTCGTCTCGACAAGAAAAACAGCTATTTTCTCTGGTTTAATTCAGCGACGGAAAATTTCCCGGAGCTCGAGATTCCCCACTCCCCGCGCTTCAAAAAAATTCACACGAAATTTTCGAATCGGCTTCTGAATTTCCGGCTGCGCTTTTTTGACGCTCCACCGCTTGATAGATTTATTTTTTCGAATGAAAAGCGTGCTGAGAAGATTGATCTTTTTTGGTCGCCGGATCCGCGACCGGTCGCGCTCTCGGACGATTGCCGCCTCGTCGTGACGGTTCATGATTTGTCACCGACGCGTTTCCCACAATTTTTTTCTGCTAAAACAATGCTGTGGCAGCGTTTTCTGAATTCCCAAAAGATTGCGCAGACTGCTGATCGGATTCTCGCGGTTTCGAATTTCACGCAGAGCGAGCTCACGGAATTTTGGAAAATTCCGGCGGAGAAAATCGCCGTCACGCCACTCGCCGCCCGAATTTCCGTCCAAAAAATTCGTCCCAAAAAGTTACCGAAAAAATTTATTCTCGCGCTCTCGACGCTAGAGCCGCGCAAAAATTTGCGCACGCTCGTCCGTGCCTTCGCCGAACTGCAAAAGGAGAACTTGTCCTCGGCCCGGATCGGGGATTCGAACAAAGTTGAGCTCGTGATTGCCGGCGACTTCGATCGAAAAATTTTCGCTGACCCGGGAATCATGAAACATGAAACACGGAACATGAAACATGGCGCATCGAGCACGAAACACGGAATTCATTTTCTCGGTTCGGTTTCCGAGGCGGAAAAAGCCGGGCTGCTCGCCGCGGCGGAGGTTTTTTGTTTTCCGTCAATTTACGAAGGTTTCGGGCTGCCGCCGCTCGAGGCGGCTGTCGCCGGTACGCCGATTTTGGCAGCGGATATTCCGCCGCTGCGCGAAGTGCTCGGCACGGCGGCGCAATTCGTCGCGCCGGAAAATATCGATGCGTGGCGCATCGCGCTCGCGAAAATTCTCGCTGACAAAAAGTTGCGACAGAAAATGGCGGCGGCGGGCAAAGTCCGCGCGCGCAAATTCAGCTGGGAAAACACGGCGAAAAAAACGCTCGCCGCGTTTGCTGAGGTGGTAAAATAA
- the argC gene encoding N-acetyl-gamma-glutamyl-phosphate reductase, translating into MQKLSAAVIGASGYVGGEIVRLLLGHPNLEIKFATSENFAGKAIGKVHPNLRGATDLKFSKISEVEKVDILFSCLPHGALATKISALEKLGDIIIDSSADFRFQKKEDFAKWYPDAPIADGMEKWVYGLPEIHREEIKKSKRIAVPGCTATSAILALLPLLGIVDTSKIIFDLKVASSGSGNKPSAGSHHPERAGVLRSYKLSGHRHTGEAIQELHLPNVPGYSITSTPEVRGIVCHAHAWLTAPTSDKDIWKLFREKYSTEPFVRIVKEISGIHSLPEPKILSGTNFCDVGWQLDENSNRITAVAALDNLGKGAAGASIQNANLACGFAEKAGLEFLGLHPL; encoded by the coding sequence ATGCAAAAACTCTCTGCAGCCGTGATCGGCGCATCTGGTTATGTCGGCGGTGAAATCGTGCGTCTCTTGCTCGGTCATCCCAACCTCGAAATCAAATTCGCGACGAGCGAAAATTTCGCTGGCAAAGCGATTGGCAAAGTTCACCCGAATTTGCGCGGTGCGACGGATTTGAAATTTTCCAAAATCTCGGAAGTCGAAAAAGTTGACATTCTTTTCTCCTGCCTTCCTCACGGCGCGCTTGCGACCAAGATTTCTGCGCTCGAAAAATTGGGCGACATCATCATCGATTCGTCGGCGGATTTCCGCTTTCAAAAAAAAGAGGATTTCGCGAAATGGTATCCCGATGCGCCGATTGCTGATGGCATGGAAAAATGGGTTTACGGTTTGCCCGAAATTCACCGCGAAGAAATCAAAAAATCGAAGCGCATCGCTGTCCCCGGCTGTACCGCGACTTCTGCGATTCTCGCGCTGCTGCCGCTACTCGGGATTGTTGACACTTCCAAAATTATTTTTGATTTGAAGGTTGCGTCGAGCGGATCCGGCAACAAGCCTTCAGCCGGCTCGCACCATCCGGAACGCGCCGGAGTTTTGCGCAGCTACAAATTGTCCGGTCATCGTCACACTGGCGAAGCGATTCAAGAATTGCATTTGCCGAATGTGCCGGGCTACTCGATTACTTCGACACCGGAAGTACGCGGAATCGTTTGCCACGCGCACGCTTGGCTCACTGCGCCGACTTCCGACAAAGACATTTGGAAACTCTTCCGCGAAAAATATTCGACCGAGCCATTCGTCCGCATCGTCAAAGAAATTTCCGGTATCCATTCTTTGCCTGAGCCGAAGATTTTGTCTGGCACGAATTTTTGCGATGTCGGCTGGCAGCTCGATGAAAATTCCAATCGGATCACTGCGGTCGCCGCGCTCGATAATCTCGGCAAAGGTGCGGCGGGCGCGTCGATTCAAAATGCGAATCTCGCCTGCGGTTTCGCCGAAAAAGCGGGCTTAGAATTTTTAGGACTACACCCACTCTAA
- the rplD gene encoding 50S ribosomal protein L4, protein MKAPIYSQDGSKTGEIELPASLFEAKINPVLVHTALVRQHANARISPAHTLKRSEVAHSTIKILRQKGSGNARRGDRVSPIMRGGGVAWGPRNDRNFSRAMPKKARRLALASMLTSKAQESKIIALESFELKAPKTKEFMKLLAKLPASRSTLVVHNRNATLIKSAQNLEFVKPLFVNLLNPHDLTKFDQILFEKSALLELTNIFKIEAKVEKPAAKSSSKSKSKKEETAGVV, encoded by the coding sequence GTGAAAGCCCCAATTTACTCACAGGACGGTTCGAAAACAGGCGAGATTGAACTTCCCGCTTCCCTCTTCGAAGCTAAGATCAATCCAGTACTGGTGCACACTGCGCTCGTACGCCAACACGCGAATGCGCGTATTTCTCCGGCACACACGCTCAAACGCAGCGAGGTTGCCCATTCGACGATTAAAATTCTCCGCCAAAAAGGCTCAGGTAATGCGCGCCGCGGTGATCGTGTTTCGCCAATCATGCGTGGTGGAGGTGTCGCCTGGGGACCGCGCAACGATCGCAATTTCAGTCGCGCGATGCCGAAGAAGGCACGCCGACTCGCGCTCGCTTCTATGTTGACCTCCAAAGCTCAGGAATCCAAAATTATCGCGCTCGAAAGTTTCGAATTGAAAGCGCCGAAGACCAAAGAGTTTATGAAATTACTCGCGAAATTGCCAGCGAGCCGCTCGACTTTGGTCGTCCACAATCGCAATGCGACACTCATCAAATCGGCTCAGAATCTCGAATTTGTGAAGCCGCTCTTTGTTAATTTGCTCAATCCGCACGATCTCACGAAATTCGACCAAATTTTATTCGAAAAATCCGCGCTCCTCGAGCTTACCAACATTTTCAAAATCGAGGCGAAGGTGGAAAAACCGGCCGCAAAATCTTCTTCCAAATCTAAATCCAAGAAGGAGGAAACTGCGGGCGTCGTATAA
- a CDS encoding glutamate-5-semialdehyde dehydrogenase, with the protein MNLQKQLAAAQKSSRVLATLATADKNFALKKIADALEQNYAVIEKANAQDLKKISADKYDRLKFDRARIFGSAAEVRKIATLPDPVGRVLEIAQPRAKFKLEKISTPLGVLAMIYESRPNVTVDAIVLALKSGNAIVLRGSADALNSNRAIVKIIRASLKSSKIPLDAIQFIDSPDRKIVGELLQAREFVDLVIPRGGRGLIDFVAKNSLIPTIETGASVVHIFVGCSAVVDEAVKIIVNSKTRRTTICNALDTLLVHEKIAPKLFAQLLPELAKRGVKIHSAKLTRQISGGLTVKTYAPEFDREWLSLDLNLKIVKSLDEALAHIAKYSLKHTEAIISRDQKAIDRFLREVDAACVYANLSTQFSDGGEFGLGAEIGISTQKMHARGPFALEALTSYKWVGRGHGEIRDGGEAAPSCSI; encoded by the coding sequence GTGAATCTACAAAAACAACTTGCCGCCGCGCAGAAGAGTTCACGCGTACTCGCGACGCTCGCGACCGCTGACAAAAATTTCGCGCTGAAAAAAATCGCGGACGCGCTGGAGCAAAATTACGCAGTGATTGAAAAAGCGAATGCTCAAGATTTGAAGAAAATTTCCGCCGACAAATATGATCGGCTGAAATTCGACCGCGCTCGGATTTTCGGCTCGGCGGCGGAAGTCCGCAAAATCGCGACACTCCCCGATCCAGTCGGACGAGTTCTTGAGATTGCGCAACCGCGCGCGAAATTCAAGCTGGAAAAAATCTCGACGCCACTCGGCGTGCTTGCGATGATTTATGAGTCACGCCCAAATGTGACGGTCGATGCCATCGTTTTAGCTCTGAAATCAGGCAATGCCATCGTCCTGCGCGGTTCGGCGGATGCGCTGAATTCGAATCGGGCAATCGTCAAAATCATTCGCGCGAGCCTGAAATCAAGCAAAATTCCGCTCGATGCGATTCAATTCATCGACTCGCCCGATCGCAAAATTGTCGGCGAACTTTTGCAGGCGCGTGAATTTGTCGATCTCGTGATTCCGCGCGGCGGTCGCGGCTTGATTGATTTCGTCGCCAAAAATTCCCTGATTCCGACAATCGAGACGGGCGCGAGCGTCGTCCACATTTTCGTCGGCTGCTCGGCGGTCGTCGACGAGGCGGTCAAGATTATCGTGAATTCCAAAACGCGCCGCACCACGATCTGCAATGCGCTCGACACTTTACTAGTCCACGAGAAAATCGCGCCGAAACTTTTCGCGCAGCTTTTGCCAGAATTAGCAAAACGCGGAGTGAAAATTCATTCAGCTAAGTTAACCCGCCAGATATCCGGTGGGTTAACGGTTAAAACTTATGCGCCTGAATTCGACCGTGAATGGTTGTCTCTGGATTTGAATTTGAAAATCGTCAAAAGTCTCGATGAAGCGCTCGCACACATCGCGAAATATTCGCTCAAACACACCGAAGCGATTATCTCGCGCGACCAAAAAGCCATCGACCGTTTCCTGCGCGAAGTCGATGCCGCCTGCGTCTACGCCAATCTCTCGACGCAATTCTCAGACGGAGGCGAATTCGGACTCGGCGCAGAGATTGGGATTTCCACACAAAAAATGCACGCCCGCGGACCATTCGCTTTAGAAGCTTTGACTAGTTATAAATGGGTCGGGCGCGGTCACGGCGAGATTCGCGATGGTGGTGAGGCTGCGCCGAGCTGTTCGATTTAG
- the rplB gene encoding 50S ribosomal protein L2, producing the protein MPVKIYKRNDAGRRQMSVVDRSVLAKKPTEKRLITRLNKKAGRNNLGHITCRHRGGGEKRNYRLIDFDQTAKSGIPGKIAALEYDPNRSAWIALVVYPDGDKRYHLAAHGSKVGDKLLTAEKTKIKNGNRCQIQNIPAGFEIFNVELKPKKGGQMARSAGSRAKVVSTDKDMAQIQLPSSEIRLVPKICFATIGVAANIDHSNQRIGKAGRVRHMGRRPQVRGKVMNPCDHPHGGGEARNSIGMKAPKTPWGALALGVKTRKKHKYSAKLILKRRKPGRFSRRRK; encoded by the coding sequence ATGCCTGTCAAAATTTACAAACGCAACGACGCGGGACGACGCCAGATGAGTGTCGTCGATCGCAGCGTGCTTGCGAAGAAACCGACGGAAAAACGCCTGATTACGCGCCTGAACAAAAAAGCCGGTCGCAACAATCTCGGTCACATCACTTGCCGTCATCGTGGCGGTGGAGAAAAACGCAATTACCGCTTGATTGACTTCGACCAGACAGCGAAATCCGGCATCCCCGGCAAGATCGCCGCGCTCGAATACGATCCGAATCGCTCAGCGTGGATTGCGCTCGTCGTCTATCCTGACGGAGACAAGAGATACCACCTCGCAGCGCACGGTTCCAAAGTCGGTGACAAGCTGCTGACTGCCGAAAAGACGAAGATTAAAAATGGCAATCGCTGCCAAATTCAAAATATTCCTGCCGGTTTCGAAATCTTCAATGTCGAGCTGAAACCAAAAAAAGGCGGGCAAATGGCTCGCTCCGCGGGTAGTCGTGCCAAAGTCGTTTCGACTGATAAAGATATGGCGCAAATCCAACTCCCCTCTTCTGAAATCCGTCTCGTCCCAAAAATTTGTTTCGCGACCATCGGAGTCGCGGCAAACATCGACCATTCCAACCAGAGAATCGGCAAAGCTGGTCGTGTGCGCCACATGGGTCGTCGTCCGCAAGTTCGCGGCAAGGTCATGAACCCTTGCGATCATCCGCATGGTGGAGGTGAGGCGCGCAACTCGATTGGTATGAAAGCGCCGAAAACACCGTGGGGTGCGCTCGCACTCGGTGTGAAAACTCGCAAGAAACACAAGTATTCAGCCAAATTGATTCTCAAACGCCGCAAACCGGGAAGATTCTCCCGCCGCAGAAAGTAG
- the rpsJ gene encoding 30S ribosomal protein S10, with protein sequence MEATAKTKTLKASKATKKSLSDSKPSIRIVVRAFDHRIVDEATKTIVDTALRSGAIISGPIPMPTQKEIFTVNRATFKHKTAKEQFEMRTHKRLIDIKESTPNTVSSLQTLTLPSGVDVEIKMA encoded by the coding sequence ATGGAAGCCACTGCCAAAACGAAAACCCTGAAAGCTTCGAAAGCGACGAAAAAATCGCTCTCTGATAGCAAGCCGTCGATTCGCATCGTCGTCCGCGCTTTCGATCATCGCATCGTCGATGAAGCGACGAAGACGATTGTCGATACTGCGCTCCGCAGTGGCGCGATTATTTCCGGACCGATTCCGATGCCGACACAGAAAGAAATTTTCACAGTCAACCGCGCGACCTTCAAGCACAAGACCGCGAAAGAACAATTCGAGATGCGCACACACAAAAGATTGATTGACATCAAAGAATCCACGCCGAACACAGTTTCGTCATTGCAGACGCTCACGCTCCCGAGTGGTGTCGATGTCGAGATCAAGATGGCTTAG
- a CDS encoding pyridoxal phosphate-dependent aminotransferase: MLTQNEFGFDLAVDNPFVIFRLLAKIAKDAVGIDKVLDLSRGDPGYGFAPNVRSRRFYSFLVALDTVLNNFETHFKDRTKNSEAEILGEIEKFARENYAEKVAVELLADLEEFLQKIIEAAKNQGLNWGKFEVLFELFKYSTVSGGCYHDPYGELLTRVVIADFHSHNLGVAVKYSDLVFTNGASHAIGTFFKAFGVEGAGLLKPGDEVMITSPVYFPYMGIMQARGLKITCVSADPATGQFAPDAFAKVAESNPKVIVLVDPDNPTGLNKNEASLRMLAEFAEQKNAIILSDEVYSAFHPGKKSILEFAPKRTIRIDARSKIERATGCRFGEYIILDGANKFITEKWAEYLPKGMDVKTYLHDAKAPGGVLGEFRHTTFVPGPSQILGICHVLLGAPERARYTEIVKENMQVWYDGLGLPYPNNFYYSLIDLNSIASAAKKAVPAEQKFLDLAKLGVVLIPSNLFFSQEDRAAEDRKNFARASLPNLTTEQVSAAASKIKAYLAS; the protein is encoded by the coding sequence ATGCTCACGCAAAATGAATTTGGTTTTGATCTCGCGGTAGACAATCCGTTTGTGATTTTTCGCCTCCTCGCGAAAATCGCGAAAGATGCAGTCGGAATCGACAAAGTTCTTGACCTGAGTCGCGGCGATCCGGGATATGGTTTCGCGCCAAATGTAAGAAGCCGCCGATTTTATTCATTCCTCGTCGCACTCGACACAGTGCTGAATAATTTCGAGACGCACTTCAAAGACCGCACGAAAAATTCAGAAGCTGAAATCCTCGGAGAAATTGAAAAATTCGCGCGAGAGAATTACGCGGAAAAAGTCGCGGTGGAATTGCTCGCTGACCTCGAGGAGTTTTTGCAAAAAATAATTGAGGCGGCGAAGAACCAGGGTTTGAATTGGGGTAAATTCGAAGTCCTATTCGAGCTTTTCAAATATTCGACTGTCTCGGGCGGCTGCTACCACGATCCTTACGGTGAATTGCTCACGCGTGTCGTCATCGCTGATTTCCATTCACACAATCTCGGTGTCGCCGTGAAGTACTCCGATTTGGTTTTCACGAATGGCGCGAGCCACGCGATTGGCACATTTTTCAAAGCCTTCGGCGTCGAAGGCGCGGGACTGCTGAAACCAGGCGACGAAGTGATGATTACCTCGCCGGTTTATTTTCCCTACATGGGCATCATGCAAGCGCGCGGACTCAAGATTACCTGCGTCTCCGCTGATCCTGCGACTGGACAATTCGCGCCAGACGCTTTCGCGAAAGTCGCCGAAAGCAATCCGAAAGTCATCGTCCTCGTCGATCCGGACAATCCAACCGGACTGAACAAAAATGAAGCGAGCCTCAGAATGTTGGCAGAATTTGCCGAGCAGAAAAATGCGATTATTTTGAGCGACGAAGTTTATTCGGCTTTTCATCCTGGTAAAAAATCGATTCTCGAATTCGCACCGAAACGCACGATTCGCATCGACGCGCGGTCAAAAATCGAACGCGCGACCGGCTGCCGTTTCGGTGAGTACATCATCCTCGACGGAGCGAACAAATTCATCACTGAAAAATGGGCTGAATATCTGCCGAAGGGGATGGATGTCAAAACCTATCTCCACGACGCGAAAGCTCCGGGCGGCGTGCTGGGCGAATTCCGCCACACGACTTTCGTCCCAGGTCCGAGCCAGATCCTCGGCATTTGCCATGTCTTGCTCGGCGCACCAGAACGCGCGCGTTACACGGAAATCGTGAAAGAAAATATGCAGGTCTGGTACGATGGACTCGGACTGCCTTATCCGAATAATTTTTATTATTCGCTAATCGACCTGAATTCGATTGCCAGCGCAGCGAAAAAAGCCGTCCCAGCCGAGCAAAAATTCCTCGACCTCGCCAAACTCGGCGTCGTGCTGATTCCCTCGAATTTGTTTTTCTCGCAAGAGGATCGCGCCGCCGAAGATCGCAAAAATTTCGCCCGCGCCAGCTTGCCGAATCTCACGACTGAGCAAGTCTCAGCCGCCGCCAGCAAAATCAAAGCATATTTGGCGAGCTAA
- the rplW gene encoding 50S ribosomal protein L23, with protein sequence MNRLHEIIVRPLDTEKSFGGQKSGKFSFIVKNGATKNEVADAVEKYYGVKVKSVCTSKIQPKTRKAGRREVEKRNAGKKAIVTTVGAKMIDINKIKA encoded by the coding sequence TTGAATCGCCTCCACGAAATTATCGTCCGCCCGCTCGACACCGAAAAATCTTTCGGTGGACAGAAGTCCGGCAAATTCTCCTTCATCGTCAAAAATGGCGCGACGAAGAATGAAGTCGCTGATGCCGTCGAGAAATATTACGGCGTGAAAGTGAAATCAGTCTGCACTTCCAAAATTCAACCCAAAACTCGCAAAGCTGGTCGGCGCGAAGTCGAGAAACGCAATGCTGGCAAGAAGGCGATTGTCACGACGGTTGGTGCGAAGATGATTGATATCAACAAGATCAAAGCCTAG
- a CDS encoding MgtC/SapB family protein has translation MNGDLALLVNFAVAIGLGALIGAEREVTKVGKKARRTGVQFSGLRTFTLLSILGFASAQLTEIFGAIALGGTLLIVGVFLFAEYWRGKFLGITSDLAALATFLVGALAFESRLAAAAVGIAVVIVLATKKWVRDFLHKVSESEFLATIKFVIVTFLVLPILPSEAIDPWGIVSLQNAWLMVVFISAISFVGYVLTKIVGSQKGLSLTGLVGGLASSTAVTSAMAVESKSNRKITTPFTIAIVLANVVMFGRVGFEVAILNRALLPQLAFSLGAMLLASGGVLIFLWQMSNHADRQQKSKRELKLASPFQLAPALKFALFYVLILFVAHFANKFFGTQGVYAAAAFSGLADVDAITISLARLAGSGELAHSTAVNGITIAVLVNTLVKLSIIQIFGDRQIFRQALVAFSIILAAGLAVIFAF, from the coding sequence ATGAATGGTGACCTCGCACTCCTCGTAAATTTCGCTGTCGCGATTGGACTCGGCGCCCTCATCGGCGCGGAGCGCGAAGTCACGAAGGTCGGCAAAAAGGCGCGTCGGACTGGCGTGCAATTTTCGGGTTTGCGCACTTTCACACTACTCAGTATTCTCGGGTTTGCCAGCGCGCAACTTACTGAGATTTTCGGGGCGATTGCTCTCGGTGGCACACTTTTGATTGTCGGAGTGTTTTTGTTCGCGGAATATTGGCGCGGAAAATTTTTGGGGATTACTTCTGATCTCGCTGCGCTCGCGACTTTCCTGGTCGGTGCGCTCGCCTTCGAGTCACGGCTCGCTGCAGCGGCAGTCGGCATCGCAGTCGTCATCGTGCTCGCCACGAAAAAGTGGGTTCGAGATTTTTTGCACAAAGTGAGTGAGAGTGAATTTCTCGCGACAATCAAATTCGTAATCGTCACTTTCCTCGTTTTACCGATTTTGCCGAGTGAAGCGATTGACCCGTGGGGGATTGTGAGTCTGCAAAACGCCTGGCTGATGGTCGTTTTCATTTCAGCGATTTCTTTCGTCGGCTATGTTTTGACCAAAATCGTCGGCTCGCAAAAAGGTCTGAGTCTGACGGGGCTCGTCGGAGGACTCGCGAGCTCGACGGCTGTCACGAGCGCGATGGCAGTCGAGTCGAAATCAAACCGCAAAATCACCACGCCTTTCACGATTGCGATAGTTCTGGCAAATGTCGTGATGTTCGGGCGCGTCGGCTTCGAGGTCGCTATCTTAAATCGTGCGCTCCTGCCGCAGCTCGCATTTTCACTTGGTGCGATGCTGCTCGCGAGCGGCGGGGTTTTGATTTTCTTGTGGCAAATGTCGAACCACGCCGATCGACAGCAAAAATCCAAGCGAGAGCTCAAACTCGCGAGTCCATTCCAGCTTGCTCCCGCGCTTAAATTCGCACTCTTTTATGTTTTAATTTTGTTCGTCGCACATTTCGCGAATAAATTTTTTGGCACGCAAGGAGTTTATGCTGCAGCGGCTTTTTCGGGGCTCGCCGATGTCGATGCCATCACGATTTCACTAGCGCGCCTCGCCGGGTCGGGGGAGCTCGCACACTCGACCGCCGTGAATGGCATCACGATTGCCGTCCTCGTGAATACGCTCGTCAAGCTTTCGATTATTCAAATCTTCGGCGACCGCCAGATTTTCCGCCAAGCGCTCGTCGCGTTTTCAATTATTTTGGCTGCCGGATTGGCGGTGATTTTTGCGTTTTAG
- the rplC gene encoding 50S ribosomal protein L3, which yields MTGILGRKVGMTRVIADDGGVIPVSVIECSPNEITQIKTTEKDGYPALILGFDELKKPQKTRKFRHLAEFKIEGEAEQKKGDKISVAAFSEIKLVKVSGISKGKGTAGVIKRHNFSRGPESHGSHHHRQPGSSSGAVTGTGRVPKGKRFPGRMGSDKVTKRNVPLVAVDLEKNLLVVKGSLPGSIGTLIRIEAN from the coding sequence ATGACTGGAATACTCGGCCGCAAAGTCGGCATGACGCGTGTAATCGCGGATGACGGTGGTGTGATCCCCGTCTCGGTAATTGAATGCTCTCCTAACGAGATCACTCAAATCAAAACAACCGAGAAGGACGGATATCCCGCGTTAATCCTCGGTTTCGACGAATTGAAAAAGCCACAAAAAACTCGGAAGTTTCGCCACCTAGCTGAATTCAAAATTGAAGGTGAAGCTGAACAGAAAAAGGGCGACAAAATTTCCGTCGCGGCATTCTCAGAAATCAAATTGGTCAAAGTTTCCGGCATCTCCAAAGGTAAAGGTACTGCCGGTGTCATCAAACGCCACAACTTCTCCCGGGGACCAGAGAGTCACGGTAGCCATCACCATCGCCAACCGGGCTCCAGCTCGGGCGCGGTGACGGGTACGGGTCGTGTGCCGAAGGGCAAAAGATTTCCAGGGCGTATGGGAAGCGATAAAGTCACCAAAAGAAATGTTCCACTCGTCGCAGTCGATCTCGAAAAAAATCTGCTCGTCGTGAAAGGTTCGCTTCCTGGTTCGATTGGCACACTCATCAGAATCGAAGCCAATTAA